Proteins found in one Lutimonas zeaxanthinifaciens genomic segment:
- a CDS encoding heavy metal translocating P-type ATPase — translation MSKENCYHCGLDCNDERIEFDQKSFCCNGCRTVYEILNQHQLTGYYDLESNPGTAPKDIKGKFDYLDNEDIAAQLIEFDDQETAVANFYIPTIHCSSCIWVLENLHKLNGGIKIALVNFPKKEVRITFRKGEISLKQVVELIASIGYEPYISLDSTDVKSEKTDRKLIYQVAIAGFAFGNVMMLSFPEYFQMDEYWLNRFKPFFRGLMFLLSLPALLYSGRDYFISAFKGLRHGILNIDVPISLGILVLFFRSSYEIISQTGQGYFDSLTGLIFFLLLGKIFQQKTYGFLSFERDYKSYFPIAVTRIAGDKEEQNISVHEIQQGDRLLIRNDEIIPVDGILISKQGMIDYSFVTGESIPVSKRSGDKLFAGGKQTQGALEMEAIETVKQSYLTQLWSHDVFKKENPKNIKSLTDSISKQFTIIILSIAFISGIYWYFQDKSAAFQVVSAILIIACPCALALSAPFSLGNMIRLFGKNKFYLKNTAVIESMAKVGTIVFDKTGTITSNRKSEIVYEGKELENTELRMIKTILRSSNHPLSRILYDQIHSSELGELTQFKEFTSKGIEGKIDEKRILLGSSSFVGLEDKEGLDTSVYVSIDDKVKGKFVFKNAYRKGLRDMIKELDLKYHISLLSGDNEGEKIRLEELLPEIDQLLFNQKPEDKLEFIKSIQENKEHVMMLGDGLNDAGALAQSNVGIAISENINVFSPACDAILDASKFDQLPMFLKLSKSTIGVIKASFVISFLYNIIGLVFAVSGNLSPIVAAILMPISSISVVLFATVSTNILAKKILS, via the coding sequence ATGTCGAAAGAAAACTGCTACCACTGCGGTCTTGATTGTAATGATGAAAGGATTGAATTTGATCAAAAATCGTTTTGTTGCAATGGATGCAGGACCGTTTACGAAATTCTAAATCAGCACCAGCTCACAGGTTATTACGACCTGGAATCCAATCCCGGAACCGCTCCAAAAGACATCAAGGGAAAATTTGACTACCTCGATAATGAGGATATCGCGGCGCAATTGATCGAGTTCGATGATCAAGAAACAGCTGTAGCCAATTTTTACATTCCAACTATACATTGCAGTTCGTGTATCTGGGTTCTGGAAAATCTTCACAAGCTAAATGGCGGTATCAAAATAGCCTTGGTTAATTTTCCAAAGAAGGAGGTTCGAATTACTTTTCGAAAAGGCGAAATTTCATTGAAGCAGGTAGTCGAGCTCATTGCCTCCATTGGGTACGAACCCTACATAAGTCTTGATTCGACTGATGTTAAATCGGAGAAGACTGATCGTAAACTGATCTATCAGGTAGCCATCGCAGGTTTTGCATTTGGCAATGTCATGATGCTTTCTTTTCCTGAGTATTTTCAAATGGATGAGTATTGGCTGAATCGATTCAAACCCTTTTTCAGAGGACTCATGTTTTTGCTGTCGCTGCCGGCACTTCTCTATTCAGGCCGGGATTACTTTATCTCCGCTTTCAAAGGGCTACGGCATGGTATCCTTAATATTGACGTACCCATTTCTCTTGGAATTTTGGTTCTTTTTTTTAGAAGTTCCTATGAAATTATCTCTCAAACGGGACAAGGATATTTCGACAGTCTCACTGGGCTTATTTTCTTCTTGCTGCTCGGAAAGATTTTCCAGCAAAAAACCTATGGTTTTTTATCTTTTGAACGAGATTATAAATCTTACTTCCCCATTGCCGTTACCCGGATTGCAGGAGATAAAGAAGAACAGAACATCAGTGTCCATGAAATACAACAGGGAGATCGGCTGTTGATAAGAAACGATGAGATAATTCCAGTTGATGGCATACTAATCAGTAAGCAAGGCATGATCGATTATAGTTTTGTCACAGGAGAATCAATACCAGTTTCAAAAAGATCAGGTGATAAATTATTTGCAGGTGGAAAGCAAACACAGGGCGCACTGGAAATGGAGGCTATTGAGACGGTCAAGCAAAGTTATCTCACACAACTTTGGAGTCATGACGTTTTTAAAAAAGAGAACCCGAAGAACATAAAATCACTTACAGATTCCATCTCAAAACAGTTCACAATAATCATTTTATCCATTGCGTTCATATCTGGAATCTATTGGTATTTTCAGGATAAAAGCGCCGCCTTTCAGGTGGTTTCCGCCATATTGATCATTGCGTGTCCCTGCGCACTTGCATTATCTGCTCCATTTTCTCTGGGAAATATGATCCGATTATTCGGAAAAAATAAATTTTATCTCAAAAATACAGCGGTTATTGAGTCAATGGCCAAAGTAGGTACCATAGTTTTTGACAAAACTGGAACAATAACTTCAAATCGAAAATCGGAAATAGTATATGAAGGAAAGGAGCTTGAAAATACCGAGCTAAGGATGATTAAGACCATACTGCGTTCATCAAATCATCCCCTGAGCCGGATTCTTTATGATCAAATCCATAGTAGTGAATTAGGAGAATTAACCCAGTTCAAAGAATTCACTTCAAAAGGAATAGAAGGAAAAATTGATGAAAAAAGAATTTTACTCGGTTCTTCCTCATTCGTCGGACTTGAAGATAAAGAAGGACTTGATACTTCGGTTTACGTCAGTATTGATGACAAAGTGAAAGGTAAATTCGTTTTCAAGAATGCATACAGAAAAGGCCTCCGGGATATGATTAAAGAACTTGACCTTAAATATCATATTTCATTGCTATCCGGAGACAATGAAGGGGAAAAAATAAGGCTTGAAGAACTCTTACCGGAGATTGACCAACTCCTTTTCAATCAAAAGCCTGAGGACAAGCTTGAGTTTATCAAATCCATACAGGAAAATAAAGAACATGTAATGATGTTGGGTGACGGGCTGAACGATGCAGGTGCACTGGCTCAAAGCAATGTTGGTATTGCAATTTCTGAAAACATCAATGTTTTCTCTCCTGCCTGTGATGCTATTCTTGATGCCAGCAAATTTGATCAGTTACCCATGTTTCTGAAATTGAGCAAGTCAACAATTGGAGTGATCAAGGCGAGTTTTGTCATTTCTTTTCTGTACAATATCATCGGCCTTGTTTTTGCCGTTAGCGGTAACCTTTCTCCGATTGTGGCAGCCATTTTAATGCCAATTAGCTCAATTTCAGTAGTTCTGTTTGCTACGGTCAGCACGAATATTTTAGCAAAAAAAATACTATCTTAG
- the ccoS gene encoding cbb3-type cytochrome oxidase assembly protein CcoS, giving the protein MNIIFMLIIASLVIAVIFFILFVKSVRTGQYDDVYTPSVRMLFDDELVEDKSSGKKSNQNSIN; this is encoded by the coding sequence ATGAATATAATATTCATGCTCATCATTGCAAGTCTTGTCATTGCAGTTATTTTTTTTATTTTATTTGTCAAATCGGTCAGGACCGGTCAGTATGATGACGTATACACGCCATCTGTACGTATGCTGTTTGACGATGAACTGGTTGAAGACAAATCATCCGGCAAAAAAAGCAATCAAAATTCAATCAACTAA
- the ccoN gene encoding cytochrome-c oxidase, cbb3-type subunit I, giving the protein MEKEQFYYDNKIVKMFLIATILWGVVGMLVGLIVALLFIFPNLLEGISWLSFGRIRPLHTNAVIFAFVGNSIFMGIYYSMQRLLKTRMFSDTLSKIHFWGWQLIIVAAAITLPLGITSSKEYAELEWPIDIAITLIWVVMGINMIGTILKRRQRHIYVAIWFYLATLITVAVLHIFNNLELPVTGFKSYSIYAGVQDALVQWWYGHNAVAFFLTTPVLGLMYYFVPKVANRPVYSYRLSIIHFWSLIFIYIWAGPHHLLYTALPEWAQNLGTVFSVMLIFPSWGGMINGLLTLRGAWDKVREDPVLKFFVVAITGYGMSTFEGPMLSFKTLNAIGHYTDWIVGHVHIGALAWNGFMAAGIIYWLATKLWKTDLYSKKLANIHFWLGTLGILFYALPLYVAGFTQAAMWKQFNPDGTLVYGNFLETVTQIMPMYMMRAFGGTLYLAGFILLAYNVIKTAKAGSVVEDELAEAAPLKKISPARVAGEGFHSWLERRTILFTFLVVIAIAIGGAVEIIPLLTVDSNIPKITSVKPYTPLELEGRDIYIREGCNNCHSQMIRPFRSEVERYGEYSKAGEFVYDFPFLWGSKRTGPDVHRVGGKYNDNWHFNHMLDPRTTSPGSIMPQYPWLITDDLDVSQTVNKVNAMVTLGVPYTQFELDKAVYLLQNQAKEIENSLRQDPEFVKNYGNSEIEKKEIVALIAYLQRLGTDIKAEAEE; this is encoded by the coding sequence ATGGAAAAAGAACAATTTTATTACGACAACAAAATAGTAAAAATGTTTCTTATTGCCACCATTCTTTGGGGTGTGGTGGGAATGCTGGTGGGGCTTATCGTGGCCTTGCTTTTTATTTTCCCGAATTTATTGGAAGGTATATCATGGCTTAGTTTTGGTCGAATCAGACCTCTTCATACGAATGCTGTGATTTTTGCTTTTGTTGGGAACAGCATTTTTATGGGTATTTATTATTCGATGCAGCGCTTGCTAAAGACAAGAATGTTCAGCGATACGTTGAGTAAAATTCATTTTTGGGGATGGCAATTAATTATCGTTGCGGCAGCAATTACACTTCCGCTCGGAATTACAAGTTCTAAAGAATATGCCGAACTCGAATGGCCGATTGACATTGCCATAACGCTTATCTGGGTGGTGATGGGAATCAATATGATCGGGACGATCTTAAAAAGACGACAAAGACATATTTATGTTGCCATCTGGTTTTATCTGGCTACACTTATTACGGTTGCTGTTTTACATATATTCAACAATCTTGAATTACCGGTTACCGGATTTAAAAGTTATTCTATTTACGCGGGGGTTCAAGATGCCTTGGTACAATGGTGGTATGGCCACAATGCGGTCGCCTTCTTTTTAACAACTCCTGTTCTGGGGCTCATGTATTACTTTGTTCCCAAAGTAGCCAACAGACCTGTTTATTCTTACAGATTATCCATCATACATTTTTGGTCACTGATCTTTATTTACATCTGGGCAGGACCTCACCATCTTTTGTACACAGCGCTTCCTGAATGGGCACAAAACCTGGGAACCGTTTTTTCTGTTATGTTAATTTTCCCTTCCTGGGGTGGTATGATCAACGGTTTACTTACCCTAAGAGGAGCTTGGGACAAGGTAAGAGAAGATCCGGTACTGAAGTTCTTTGTTGTTGCAATTACAGGTTACGGTATGTCTACATTTGAAGGGCCGATGCTTTCATTTAAAACCCTAAACGCCATCGGGCATTATACGGACTGGATCGTTGGTCACGTTCATATTGGTGCACTTGCCTGGAACGGGTTTATGGCTGCAGGTATCATTTACTGGCTGGCGACAAAGCTTTGGAAAACAGATCTCTATTCTAAAAAGCTGGCCAATATTCATTTCTGGCTGGGAACGCTGGGTATTCTGTTTTATGCCTTACCACTTTATGTGGCCGGATTTACACAGGCTGCCATGTGGAAGCAATTTAATCCTGACGGAACCCTAGTTTATGGAAACTTTTTGGAAACTGTAACACAGATTATGCCTATGTACATGATGCGTGCTTTCGGGGGAACTTTATACCTCGCAGGATTCATTTTGCTGGCTTATAATGTGATCAAAACGGCCAAGGCAGGATCTGTCGTTGAAGATGAACTGGCTGAGGCAGCTCCGTTGAAGAAAATCTCTCCGGCAAGAGTTGCAGGAGAAGGATTCCATTCATGGCTGGAAAGGAGAACGATCCTATTTACCTTCCTTGTTGTAATAGCGATTGCTATTGGAGGAGCCGTGGAAATTATCCCTCTATTGACGGTTGATTCGAATATTCCTAAAATCACTTCTGTTAAACCATATACTCCGCTTGAATTGGAAGGTAGAGACATTTATATAAGAGAAGGATGTAACAACTGTCATTCTCAGATGATTCGCCCTTTCCGTTCAGAAGTGGAACGTTATGGTGAATACTCCAAGGCAGGTGAATTTGTTTATGACTTCCCATTCTTGTGGGGATCTAAGAGAACAGGTCCTGATGTGCACAGGGTCGGAGGTAAATACAATGACAACTGGCACTTTAACCATATGCTGGATCCCAGGACAACGTCTCCCGGCTCTATAATGCCTCAATACCCTTGGTTAATTACTGATGATCTTGATGTATCTCAAACGGTTAACAAGGTGAATGCCATGGTTACCCTGGGCGTTCCATATACACAATTTGAATTAGACAAGGCAGTATATCTTTTGCAGAATCAGGCAAAAGAGATTGAAAACAGCTTAAGGCAGGATCCTGAGTTTGTAAAGAACTACGGTAACTCTGAGATAGAAAAGAAGGAAATTGTAGCGCTTATAGCTTATTTACAACGATTAGGAACCGATATCAAGGCAGAGGCCGAGGAATAA